Proteins from a genomic interval of Actinomycetota bacterium:
- a CDS encoding glycosyltransferase family 2 protein, which yields MAKASSKPKIAVIIPAYNEEERISLVLSEVMKVPLIDEIIVVNDGSTDGTANAVEEYRGVTLINCETNRGKGAALKMGIDATDADILVFIDADLVGLTPKHIEDLINPLLMDDELMMTVGKFAGGRLRTDLSQTIIPFISGQRALKRQFLEGIPDFSESGFGVEIAFTKHAKNSEVKVKEIIINDATHVMKEEKLGFFKGLLARLKMYGDMIKHLFRL from the coding sequence ATGGCGAAGGCGAGTTCAAAACCTAAAATTGCCGTTATAATTCCCGCCTATAACGAGGAAGAAAGGATCAGTTTAGTTTTAAGCGAGGTTATGAAAGTCCCTTTGATAGATGAGATTATCGTGGTAAATGATGGTTCCACGGATGGAACAGCCAATGCGGTTGAGGAATACCGGGGTGTAACACTCATAAATTGTGAGACGAATAGGGGAAAGGGGGCAGCTTTAAAAATGGGAATAGATGCCACAGATGCAGATATCCTGGTATTCATCGATGCCGATCTCGTGGGACTCACCCCCAAACACATAGAGGATTTAATAAATCCCCTCCTCATGGACGATGAGCTTATGATGACCGTGGGAAAATTCGCTGGAGGAAGGCTACGCACAGATCTTTCCCAAACTATAATTCCCTTTATTTCCGGTCAGAGGGCTCTTAAGAGACAATTTCTCGAGGGCATCCCCGATTTCTCCGAATCAGGATTCGGTGTGGAGATAGCCTTTACAAAACATGCCAAAAACTCCGAGGTAAAGGTCAAGGAGATTATCATCAATGATGCGACCCACGTAATGAAGGAGGAAAAACTCGGTTTTTTCAAAGGTCTTTTAGCCAGACTTAAAATGTATGGTGATATGATCAAGCATCTTTTTCGTCTTTAA